The segment GATGTGTGGCTAGTTTGTGAGGTGAGGTAAGGAGCTGTAAGGAGATCTGGGGATTCTGGAGTTGAAAGCAAACAAATTAAGTCCAAATTTTAAACCATCACTAATACAATTGGGTAATTTACTTATTTGGTGCTGTATCTTGGTATTACTTGaaccaaaatatttcagcataTGGCACTTGGCATATTTTAAAGCCCCTGGAGTGTTGGGAATATTTTAGAGGGAAAGATAACAAATCTTGAACAATGTACAGTCAAAATAGAATAAAAGGAGTCGGTTGAAGTGTTTGAGGTCAGCCAGGTACACACGTGTAATTATTTTCTCCAGATCTGCATTAGAGTCGATgaactaatttaaaaaaaaaatgtagtgaGATTTTGGGGAATCTGCTCTACTTGAAACAAGAGTCCTTGTTCTGTGCAAATTGTGTTCCTCTGGGCTGCTGTGGCCCTGACCTCTTCCTCTAGCCCACAGGAATCCTTGGATGAGCTCCAGCATGGCCTTTGTCATAGAAGTGAATTTCCTGTAAAGATGCAAGTCCTTGTCTCTACCAACACATATAATTTACTGTGTGATTACCAAATTGTAGGAATTATGCCAAACAAGTGATGTATTTCTCCATTCTGTCAACTGATGACTTGGACTTctgtgactttttttcccctggataTAAACTGTGGAGAATGTCAGCGGTACCACCTAAGAGGTGGAATTTTCTGCTGCCTCTCTTCATGTTTCTGATCCATTGGCAAAGAGTTCACAGCCTTTTCCTAAGGAGAAATTCACCATCATTTGTGGTTAATCACAGCCTTAAAGCCAACAAATAAGAAGCCCATTTGCTAATAGTCCTAATTTCTTTGAGGGGTAATGCACTACTGCCTTCAGGCTTTGCTCCCTGGTGTTCATGTTTGAGAGGGCAGGGGAAGTGCAGAGGCAGCTCCATAAACTTAAAAGACTGAGTCAAAACTCAGTggtctgctgctgcttccttttgGTTGTCTGTGTTGGGTTGATTGACCACTTCTGGAAACATTAAGAAATGTCAATGAAACAGAAATGGGAAATTTCTCAATAAAAAATGTAGCTATAGTCTCTCTAATATGAGAGGTGGGGGGTAGGGTCTGGGAAGATTCTGTGAAATTAGATTTTGGTCTTGTCTCTTTGAAACGGGATGAAAAGTTTCCCAGGTAGTTTGTCTGCTTTAATACCTGACACTAAGCTGAATAAAAAAGTTCATTTAGACAGGTTGCTAAAGGGATAAATTTGCTTATGGCAGTTGTAACACAGCACATATAGCTGAGGGCTCTCAGCCACGGATCCTGGAGTCTGGGAAGATGAAAGTGCTTTGGAAAAAttgagtatttttttcctccttatggTAACTTGAAACAGACTTTACTTTTTAGCCAGAAGGCTTTATGCAACATATGCCTTAGTGTCCCTGCCAGCTTCCTGAGGTCAGCTTTtagaagggaaagaagggaagTTTAATGTCACagtcctttcttttctttgaatgGAAAAGTTTGAAGATCATGACATGTGAAACACACAAGATATTTTTCTCTGGCAAGATAATATGATTGTGTAAACCTGCCCCTGTCTTTACTGCACTGGCAGCCTGTTGGGGGAGAAGGAAATACTAAATCTTTATCAGACTGTTGGTGTTAGTGGAAACAAGCATTTTAAAGTAACAAGCCCCAGGACAATTGTGTCATCTTGATCTATGTTTAATATCTAATAGAGAAACAGTAATAACCATCATGAAAGGGTTCACACTCAGTGCTGCTCTTCCTCAGTGTTTACAGTATTCCTTCTGGGGAGGACCAGGACAATTGGGATTTTCATGCCAGCTAACAcctggggaagggagaggagcaAAAAGCCCTTGGATGTTTGCATGCTAATGGAGCATCTGCCTTGAAGGTCCTTGTGGCTGTTAACACAAGGAATTGGGAAATAGAAGGGTACTTTGCACTTGGGCTTTTATTCCCTCGAATAATGAAAACTTCTGTGCTTGCTCAGCTTAAAGGAGGAGTTTCCTATCTGGTATGAGAAACTGGTCCTGGAAATAGTCCACCACAACACTGTGTCATTGGAAAAGTTGGTGGATGCAGCTTGGTTGGAGATCATGACCAAATTCGCAGTGGGTGAAGAGTGTGACTTTGAGGTAAGGATATGTTTTCCATTTTATCCTGTGCTTCTGCATAGGGTTAATTCCAGATAGCTAAAGGTAAGAGATGGGAAGAATATGTTAGCCACTCAAGTTATTAGAAGGATGTGAAAATTTATTCTCTATAGAATCCCAGTGACAGCACCTGCTTTTGGATGGAAAATGGTTCTGTAGGCCATACttctggtggaaggtgtccctgtccatggcagggattTGGAACGGGACGGTTTTTAGGGGCcctccaactcaaaccattccaggatccTGAAATAATAGCAAGCAAAAAATGACTAATATGGGTGTGCATGGGAAACAGATAAAATTGTTATATTGCTTAAATATGTGATGATCtgtttatatataaatacattatttaattagaagaaattaaaaattatcatCTGTCATAATCTTTTCACTTGACACATTGCCAGAAGGAACAGTACTCTGAAACAAATGGAGCCTGAAGTCAAAGCTTTTAAATCTCTAAAAAAACCATAAAGATCTGAAAATTCCCTCTAAAACTGGGAATGTTGCTGAAAAGTCCAACTTTTTGAAAATGGGGAGGAGTTAATGTTGTGTGTGGCCAATGTTTAAGACATAGTCTCTAAACTGGGGTTGCTGAGAACACACTTGCTCATTATGCACATACTGTGTCCTTAGGCTGAGAATGCAGCATTGGAAAACACCATAGATTGGGAGTTTTGCTTTTAGGTCATCTTAGCTggtatttttcccttcttcatAGTGTTAAAGCCCGTTAGCTCACCTGTTTTGTTCAAGTTCAATCTTTATTAATATTTCTGTGCAGGTTGGTAAGGAGAAAATGTTGCCAGTAAAAGTTGTGAAAATGCATCCCCTGGAGAAAGTTGATGAAGAGGCCTCGGAAAAAAAATCTGACGGAGCTTGTGATTCTCCGTCTAGTGACAAGGAGAACTCCAGCCAGGCAGCCCAGGACAACCAGAAGGAAGCTATGCTGAAGGAGGATGACAGCAGGAGGGATAGTATGAGTAAGTAGAGAGACAGCATGGCAGTAGGTAGCACCTGGCAGTGAGTGTTGGAGTTTGCTCAGTAATCAAATTTACATCTCGGTGCTGGGCTGTTAATGGCTAAACAGTGTTATATGGTGAAAATCCAGAAGTTATCCTTCTTAGTGGTTAATTTTTGGGGCATCAGTGCTGTTGTCTTTCAGCTGTTCTTGCctgatttaaaggaaaaaatgtgctGTCATTCTAAGGTGTAATACCAAAAGCAATGCATGAAATGTATAAACATCTAAAGTATAACaagtgtatttaaaaaaacagttaGGGGAACAGCAAAGGTTCGTTCAGAATTATAAAATTCTGCTGCAGTGCTCATCCTCAGTGGAAACCTCCCTGCTTCTAAAGTGTGTTATTTTGGAGTCAGAGACAAGCTCTAATTCTCTTTGTCCCCAGTTATAATAAAaaaggagggtttttttatttttagtttattcTCTTTCCAGTTTTCATATGTTtagataaaatattattttttccctgacaGTTCGAAATAAAGCATCCTTTAAAACCTTTTTCCTCTTTCGTATGCTCTTCCTGGTGCAGAAATAAGTAGTGCTGTCCAAAAAACAACTAACCCCCCCTGAAAAaaagacacacaaaaaaaaaaaaaaaaccaaaaaaaacaaatcccaaacaaacaCATTTTGTCCTGTCCTTATTAAAATGGAATTATAAGATTCTTTAAAACAGATTACAAAAAGTGTTTTCAAACAAACCTATCCCAATCCCACAATGTAGTTCTAACCTTGAGAGCTTTATTTTCAAGTCTCATAAATGAATAAACTGTTGGCATTTGTAAATAGTGACTCCAGCATTCAGGAAAGCTGTGTAATCCCCTCTAATGTGGGAAAGAGGAAACTTTGAAAATAGCCCAGCAAGAAAATAGTGAAGTCAGGAGCGGAAAAGAAGTCATACCAAGGTCTAGTCCTGAGCTTAAAAATTGTCAGCTGTTTTTGATGGGTACTGTTATGAGCTGTTCTGATTTCATTGTACTGTTCTTTGTAATCAGGAAGCAAAAAAAGGTGTTTCAGAAACAATCTGGCCTTATACACATCACTGGAAACAGGGGTTGGGCTTGGAGAGGGGCTAATgatgctttatttatttatacatgtatttttattgAGTGGTGATTCTCTTGAGATGCCACATAAGAGGCGTGGGAAGTACCTTTTACTTCATAAATGCTTAGTGATCAAATTTACAGCAGCAATTTTGGATTTGGATGTTTAAAAAAGATTTACCATGATCCTTTGGGCATGGGTGTGTGGTAttccagcagctgtgggaagcaCTCCAAGATTGTATACTGCAAGGAATGAGGGTTCCTGCTCTTGTTTCAGTCCCTGACTCAGTTGGTTCTGGCCTGTATGTAGTCACCTCTGGAAGCTGGGACTGTCCTCCCCTTCCTGGGAAAGATGAACCTAAACATTTTCCACTTCAAGGTGCTGGCAGAGTCATAACCTAAGCAGTAAACAtgcattcttttatttcttttccttgtacATATGCTGTTACTAAAAGGCTATTTTATTGCTAATGCTTTTATATTCTGGGTTATAACAGAAAATAGGGTCATAGTAACATCATTGACACAAATTCATCCAGAGTGAATATAATTATGTAGCATTTCTTACAGTTATACTGCAGACTACGGAAGTAGGAAATGTTGAGTTGCATTCACAGAGGCTGGGGGTTTCCGGCGACACTGACCTGGACTTTTTCTCTCTAATAATGGTCACATGTGGCCACATGATGTGGGTTGAAGTCACTACACTAGAGTGAGTAACTGGAAGCAGTAACAAGCTCTGTATAACTGTGATGTAGGAGCTCTGTGTGCCTGTGCACGCAAGAGGGGACAGAGCAAACCTTGGCAGTTCTATTAATACTTGTGTCAAACTTGCTGGTTTTGTTGGAGGAGGAATGAAGTAGAGAAAGGTAGTTTCAGTCTCTCTGCTTAGGAGTCTACTTTCATTCAGAAACTAAAAATACAGCATTATACCAGCTTTGTTGCATCATTTGTGTTTGAAGTGACTTTATATTTTTAGTTGCTATGAGAATGAACTCTGGAAGATCTGCCAGAGCAAGGAAAGTCTAGATTGTCATGAAAATTGATGGTGAATTGCTGAAGGATGGTTCTGTAGCTTGAGCCGGACTTGGAACCTGTACTACTCTGGACAATCCGATATAAAGTGAATACAGGAGACAACACAATATAGATGATTTAGAAATACAGAATCACCTgtgttgaaagggaccttaaagatgctCTTATTCCAGcccccctgctatgggcagggacaccttccactagactatTTTCCTAAGAGCTTCATCCACGTGGCTTTGAACTCTTCCAGTAGGAAGAGTTGTAATAAATGTATGTTTTATTACAATAGAATGCAACAATAAATGAAgttggctttttaaaattaacttcagGATGGAATGGATAATAATTTCTTACTGACCCAAATATCCAGGTGCTGTTTGATGGAATCTAGACAGTAAATCACAAAAGAAGAGGTCACTTGGGTTTATACCATGTTAGGTATAATGATACTGGAGCTTCAGTGCTCTTTTACGTGATTCTGAGATCTGTATTCTTAAGTTTTATTTAGGTGTAACATCTACTTTGATTCTCTATGTATTTAGTAGATTATTACTCTCATCCCTCATGCTTGCtttattgttttatttgaatcctaggaagaaattctttcctgtgagagtggtgagcccctggcacaggttgcccagaatAGCTGTGCCTGCCCAATCCCtagaagtgtccaagaccaggttgggcagggcttggagcatgctggtctagtggaaggtgtctctggtcTAATGAAAGGGggagtggaatgagatgagctttaaggtctcttccaactcacactattccatgattctgtggtagccacaaacataaaaatatttggagATTGCTTTCTTAAGACAAAACCAAGTCAGCAATTCCTGCCATGGAACTATTTCAAAGAAGCAAGGGCTATTTGAGGTGTTCCCTTAGAAGGTTTAGTGGTTGGATTATATCTCCCCTTCATAAACCTTATAGACGTTTTCTACCTTTGTGTAGGTGGTTGCAGCTTACTGTCTGCAGAGAGATGGGTTTAAATGAAGATGGTCCTTTGTACTCTTTGAAGATAGGTGTTACCTCCTTAGTTCAGAGCTGGTCTGGGCCTCCATTCCCAGCCTGTATCTTCCAGCTATTTCTAAAACCCATTTGGGTTATATTCCTAATGTTCTAGTTCAACCAAACACTGTACAGATAGCAAGAAGTAGGATGCCCCATCCAGTggtggtttggattttttaacctttcttttttttactgtaataaTAAGACAGTGTCTCACCTTCTTTTATCAGATGATCGAGCACGTAGGTCTCCTCGAAAGCTTCCCACTTCAttgaagaaggaagaaaagaagtggGTCCCACCTAAATTCCTGCCACACAAATATGATGTCaaactgaaaaatgaagatAAGGTGAGTTGTCTGCTTGAGTCCTTTCTAGTGCTGCCCTCAAAGAGTACTATGTGCAGAGGTGCTCCTTTggtctcaggaaaaaaatcaaacatgaGTATGTAAAAGCTTTAAAGTCAGTAGCAAGCACAAGCTGGAGGAAGGTCAGAGATAAAACAGTGGGCTTTGGCAAAAAATCTGCATCATAAACTCATGGGTTTTAACTGTTTTGGCTATCTGATTCTCCTACCAATCTCTGTATGTCTCGGTTCTGTCTTTCCAAGAGAGCTTTGAATGAGCAAAGAGTTTTTGGACATGAAGCAGTACAATGATCCTAGTTCCTTATAGGCATATGATCTGTATTGATAATGTGGTTAGAAGTTAATCATTAACAGTGTGTCTATTTGTTATCTCCAAGATCATCAGCAACGTTCCAGCAGATAGCTTAGTCCGTACAGAACGTCCTCCCAACAAGGAGATCCTGAGGTACTTTATTCGTCACAATGCGCTACGTGCTGGCACGTGTGAGAATGCCCCGTGGGTTGTGGAGGATGAGTTAGTGAAGAAGTACTCTCTCCCCAGTAAATTCAGTGACTTCTTGCTTGACCCACATAAGGTAAGAATTCACAGAAGTACCTGCTTTGCTTTGCCACCCATTCCTTGGGTCTTGGCAGAGACCTCAGTGTACTGGTTGGGTtttagaatcacaaaatcattaGGGTTGGAAACGCCCTGTAAGATCATCAAACCTAACCCAGcaccaaggccaccactaaaccatgtccccaagtgccaatTCCACATATCTGTTAAATCcagagagaagcagagcaggaaaaccTACTTTTTTGAAGGTTGACCTTTTGAGAGGTGACATGGCTTGAACATCTGGAACAGTGGTCTGCTTAGAAAATTTGAGAtgccttttaatttttccaGTGGTTTGCATTGCTTGTCTATGAGTAAAGACATGATTTCCTGGTGTAAGAGAAATGGGAGAGCTACAGTCTTTATATGGTAGTGTCAGGTATTGGGCCCAAGACCTGGATGCGTGTGACTTCATTAGGCCTGGTCCATGTACAGGGCTGCAATGAGCGATGGCAGATACTACAAATTTAGTACTGAATACATATATAGCATGAATGGGTTCTTCCAGCCCTTAGTGCTAACCAGCCAAGTATAATATTAACCAACTAAATGCTATACCATGAAATGTgctgttttaaaattatcttctgGTGTAGAAAGCACTATTTTGTTCATTCAGTAAATTCACTTTTTTGTAGACTGTCAGGTGTTGTTCTAAAAGTAGAAGATAAATATTTGTtgaggacaagggggaatgactTCAAACTCACACAGAGTAGGTTTAAATTGAATActgggaaaaatttcttccctgtgggggtgatgaggccctggcacaagttgcccagagaaactgtggctgcctcatccctggaagtgtcccaagCCTAGGCTGaacaaggcttggagcaacctggtctagtggtgtccatgcctgtggcaggggttggaatgagatgatctttatggTCCCTCCGAACCCAGGCCATTCTCTGACTGTGATTATGATTGCGGAAGCCTGCTACCCTTAATGCAGTGAGCAATTTCATTAGaaacaaacattaaaacatGGGCAAAAATAATTGCCAGAAAGAGATCTAGGTAACTTTTATTTACCTTTCAATATTAATACAAAATCATTCTTCCTTTAATTTTAGTATATGGCTCTCAATCCCTCAACCAAGAGGAAGAGCTCTCGATCGCCTGACAGAAAGCTTCCTAAGAAATCCAAAGCTGACGGATCTTCACTGGGACAGCCACTGAGTCCAACCCTGTGGTGTCATGTGCATTTGGAAAAATCTATAATTGGCTCTCCGCTGAAGGTGAAAAACTCTAAGAACTCAAATTGTCCTAAAGAGGAGCTGGAAGAGGTGATGAAAATTGTGTCACCTGCTAAACTTGGTTCTAACTTTCACATTCCAAAGAGGAGCCGACTAGGAAAGGGCAACAACAAATCCTTGGACAAAAAGCAAAGAGGCAAAAGGGTTCTGAATGGGCAGAAGTCATCGGGGAAGGCAAAGTCTCCCAGGAAAGGTTTGAAGACCCCCAagatgaaaatgaaacaaatgacACTGCTGGACATGGCTAAAGGTACCACTAAGGTGTCCAGGGCTCCCAGGAATTCTGGAGGCACTCCTGGATCTTCCAGGAAACCCCAGAAACATCTGCCTCCTGCAGCACTCCATCTCATTGCCTactacaaagaaaacaaagaccGGGAAGACAAAAAAAGTGCTCTTTCCTGCATCATCTCCAAAACAGCTCGGCTGCTTTCCAATGAGGACCGTGCTCGTCTCCCCGAGGATTTAAGAGGGTTGGTACAGAAACGCTATGAGCTCCTGGAACACAGGAAGAGATGGGCCACCATGACTGAGGAACAGCGGAAGGAGTACATGaagaagaagagggaaaagctgAAAGAGAAACTGAAGGAAAGAGCAAAGGAGcggaaggagaaggagatgaaggaaaaactggaaaaacagaGGAGATTTGAGGACCAAGATCTGAAAGGGAAGACATTGCCTACTTTTAAATTGGTTGATACTCCAGAGGGGCTTCCTAACACACTTTTTGGGGATGTGGCCATGGTGGTGGAGTTCCTGAGCTGTTACTCAGGGTTATTGATGCCAGATGCTCAGTATCCCATCACAGCAGTGTCCCTGATGGAAGCCCTTTGTGCAGAAAAGGGAGGCTTCCTGTACTTGAACAGAGTACTGGTCATCCTCTTACAGACCCTGCTGCAGGATGAAATTGCTGAGGATTATGCTGAGCTGGGAATGAAACTTTCTGAAATCCCACTTACTCTGCATTCCGCTTCCGAGTTGGTTCGCCTGTGCCTGCGCAAGTCAGATGTGCAAGAGGAAAGCGAGGTCTCAGATAATGTAGATGAAAGTAAGGATTCAGCAGCTTTCGAGGATAATGAGGTACAGGATGAGTTTTTGGAGAAACTGGAGACATCGGAGTTCTTTGAGCTGACTCCTGAAGAGAAATTGCGGATCCTTGGAGCGCTGTGTCACCGGATCCTAATGACGTACTCAGTGCAGGACCATGTGGAGTCCAAGCAGCAGGCCTCGGCTGAGCTGTGGAAAGAGCGCCTGGCTGTCCTGAAGGAGGAGAATGACAAAAAGAGGgcagagaaacagaagagaaaagaaatggtGGCTAAAACGAGGGAGAACGGGAAAGAAGAGCAGATGATGGGaagaaatgagaagaaaaaacacGAAATTATGAAAATAGAGCACCGGGTAGAAATCGAAGCCGATGATATGATCAGTGCTGTGAAGAGCAGGCGCCTTCTTGCCATCCAAGCCAAGAAAGAGAGGGAGCAACAAGAAATACAAATGAGAGGTAAGAAAAATTACCTAGTCAGTAGAGTGTGTGTTGTGGAATAACTTCATGGCAAAAATAACAGCCTGTTTTCATAAGCATTGTCTGATTTTAAGGAATTTGCTCACTGGAGATTTATAATTCATCTCTTGTGGTTCCTGTGGCAGCTTAAACTTtgtaaatttaagaaaaaacaatacctgctttgtcatggtttgacaaTGGCGccatgccagcgcccccatgaaaatgcacttttacaaataattgctgtgagatgtgatcaggaacagagcagagcaggcccaagtttaataacaaagaaaaaactttattaatctactactactataaacacacaaacactaaaTCACGGATGAAGACCtcccaaaacactcctcctcctcccacctaatttccaaacaaacccacgatgagacaccacccaggatcctgatcaagttgccacccttcagataatcaatactcagtctatcaagggagacaggagtctctcctgtgccacagaccccccgggaaacacaactgccacccttgtgtttccatgtcacacatggcaaccgcccggagaaaatctgccatggtgacactctcctttccatgtcacagtgctctcaccaccgtgcatggacagactgctcatagggctcctttaaggatgctttgccaaggaccaagaaaaacaacagttcagtttctcatctcgggactacagtcgCCCCCATTTCCCCTGAGGCCGAGGGTCCAACtacagagatcttcttctcttcttcttttctgaagacagagggcctctccacaccctcttcagctttcctctgttctctccattcctctgttggtggtcactgaaacaggtctcttggcccaccacggcatcaccctaagtgcagcctctggcaagagaatttggttcagtctatggctaacaagaaaagtccagccacaagccactccatcatctccttccactcaaaaatttcctcttccatcatctcagatcccagactgtctctcttctacttcaaatcaaggaggagtaatattttacaaagccttcatttctcagaaaagggttaaaagctcagactccctggacagctgatatctctgcccagcagccgattcccaaggccaagggtgggcaccttccccccccccttctcctccacaCCAGCAAagccggcaaagttacaggtgccatccagactctctgtctcttccctctgcggggggaggaaaggcaaaggCATCTCAGCTTCTCTCCACtcttccgtccacaggagctggctcggttccagtccttcagccccctcggctcacctcgaccaggcctcatggcttcccctcccccacccagccccatggctgggcaggggagatctgcacagcaccctgaccggaaccaaagagagcgagctcttgggagttcctccTTTAacaccctgtgttctcagaggcatatccataccttcagtggtcactccaggtgccaatatccaaacctgaccactgattggtttgacccaacttcctgaaaaaattcacttccatgtcaaaccacgacactgcTTCTAGTTTTTTTTATCTGTGGGTGTCTTTTGTTCAGTACCTTTCTAATTATGGCAGGCCCAGAGAGGTTGGGCAACACATTTTGTTTTGGGAACAGAAGATAACCAAAAATTTGTCTTATGCCCAAACATCATCTGGTTCTTGGGTACAGAGGAGATATTTCCTGCCTAAAATCAGTtcctactgctgctgctgctgaccctgCTGCTGTTCCCATGGTCAGGTTGTTGCCAGCAGCCCTTCTCTCAGATCAGGATTTGGGCAATAAATCTGAGTTTAGTGTTTCTCACTTTAAAGAATTAGTTATGGAGCTGTATAAATATAAACTTTCCACTCAAACCTCTCTAAAGCACGAGTTGCGACACGAGACCTTGTCTCTGTGTAAGTAGTGCTGCTTGAGGAGTGTAGATGTTAAGAGAGAACACTTCAGAATTACAGTTTAGGGGCTTTATTGGTTGTAAATGTGGATTCCAGGTGGACAGAAGTGGACAATGTAGCTCATCTAGGTTGTTAGTTTGCTTCTGAAACAAGTGAGGGATAAGCATCCTTTATGGAGCATGGCTTTTGCACCTTAGCCAGAATGTGGGAGTATCTGTTCTGGGAGACCAAGAATcacggaatggtttggattggaagggaccttaaagttgATAATGGTCCACCCCTGCTTCATGGGCAAGGAcgccttccactagaccagattgccccaagtcccatccaaccttgcctggcacaggttgcccagagaagctgtggctggccTATCCCTGGAAgggtccaaggccaggctgaaaagggcttgaagcaacctggtctaagtgtccctgaccatggcagggttggaacaagatgatctttaaggtgtcttccaacccaaaccattccgtgattctgtgatatgAGGGTTTTTATCCAGGGCTTCTTCAACCCAGTCCATCCTTACAACTTAACTACTACTTCTATATATAGCCAtatgggtgggttttttttggggtgtttttttggttggttggtttttttttttttggttttttttttttttttaagaatgatGGGCAGAAAATAAACTGAAGAGTGTATGGTTGTAAAGAATGTTTattaaaaaccccaataaaactgctttttttacTCCCATGGTATAGTAAAATAAAAGACAATATTGATGTCTGGATACAATAAAGGAAAGCTAATGCTGCTCTTTGCTGATTCTAACAGTGAGGATGGAGaaagaagcagaggaagaaagaatCCGAAGGCAtaaagctgctgctgagaaaACTTTCCAGGATGGAATTGCTAAAGCCAAACTGGTGATGCGCAGGACCCCAATTGGCACTGACAGGAATCACAACAGGTGGGAAAGGAAATGACCATGAGCTTCCATCTCTTCCCTGAGAGAAGGACTG is part of the Anomalospiza imberbis isolate Cuckoo-Finch-1a 21T00152 chromosome 20, ASM3175350v1, whole genome shotgun sequence genome and harbors:
- the BAZ1B gene encoding tyrosine-protein kinase BAZ1B isoform X1 — encoded protein: MAPLLGRKPFPLAKPLPPGEPGELFVIPHTQEAFRTREEYEARLERYSERIWTCKSTGSSQLTHKEAWEEEQEVAELLKEEFPIWYEKLVLEIVHHNTVSLEKLVDAAWLEIMTKFAVGEECDFEVGKEKMLPVKVVKMHPLEKVDEEASEKKSDGACDSPSSDKENSSQAAQDNQKEAMLKEDDSRRDSMNDRARRSPRKLPTSLKKEEKKWVPPKFLPHKYDVKLKNEDKIISNVPADSLVRTERPPNKEILRYFIRHNALRAGTCENAPWVVEDELVKKYSLPSKFSDFLLDPHKYMALNPSTKRKSSRSPDRKLPKKSKADGSSLGQPLSPTLWCHVHLEKSIIGSPLKVKNSKNSNCPKEELEEVMKIVSPAKLGSNFHIPKRSRLGKGNNKSLDKKQRGKRVLNGQKSSGKAKSPRKGLKTPKMKMKQMTLLDMAKGTTKVSRAPRNSGGTPGSSRKPQKHLPPAALHLIAYYKENKDREDKKSALSCIISKTARLLSNEDRARLPEDLRGLVQKRYELLEHRKRWATMTEEQRKEYMKKKREKLKEKLKERAKERKEKEMKEKLEKQRRFEDQDLKGKTLPTFKLVDTPEGLPNTLFGDVAMVVEFLSCYSGLLMPDAQYPITAVSLMEALCAEKGGFLYLNRVLVILLQTLLQDEIAEDYAELGMKLSEIPLTLHSASELVRLCLRKSDVQEESEVSDNVDESKDSAAFEDNEVQDEFLEKLETSEFFELTPEEKLRILGALCHRILMTYSVQDHVESKQQASAELWKERLAVLKEENDKKRAEKQKRKEMVAKTRENGKEEQMMGRNEKKKHEIMKIEHRVEIEADDMISAVKSRRLLAIQAKKEREQQEIQMRVRMEKEAEEERIRRHKAAAEKTFQDGIAKAKLVMRRTPIGTDRNHNRYWLFSDEVPGLFIEKGWVHDSIDYRFTLPHQKKEDLKDYSPGGTKRKSTGSDGRGNKLHRSMLTTDLPAETTTPKQGQNLWFLCDSQKDLDELLDCLHPQGVRESQLKERLEKKYQDITHSIHLARKQNLGLKFCDGNQELLNYLQSDLIEVATRLQKGGLGYVDVTPEYEAKVYSLESLKDFGECVIALQAGVVKKFLQGFMAPKQKRRKHQGEDYIARAEEIDEDKKMAEEAKVCLQVASAVEKWKTAIREAQTFSRMHVLLGMLDACIKWDMSAENARCKVCRKKGEDDKLILCDECNKAFHLFCLRPALYEIPDGEWQCPACQPSTARRSSRSRNYAEDSAEDEGEEGEEASDEPDAEEEEEEEEDYEVAGLKLRPRKAARGKQGSMYSLRQGRHQRKKQTLHPVRGPRQRTAPVNSADIDELVLQTKRTARRQNLELQKCEEILSKLIKYRFSWPFREPVTSEEAEDYFEVISNPMDFQTMQSKCSCGNYRSVQEFLSDMKQVFSNAERYNQNGSHVLSCLEKTEQCLIDMVHKHLPGHTYARRKRKKLSARCQGLEEQEGDKPPPDISGAQMELWRKGMKPPLSTGGGLACWPCNRTWVNLSDSSWDSYRPQRGDLAAASALRPFWRLVFYSRPSMASVSCAGLKIAVLTPGRAMWGLGGQPEPCYHHQQSCCTCCLQQTPGAPMIAGVPEWP